tgaaagttcactatttgtgtatagaaatgcctcagatttcttggggttaattttgtatcctgctacattgtcaaattcatgtattaagtctagtagctttttgatggagtctctagggttttgtatgtataatatcatgacatctgcaaataaggacagttttgcttcctcttttccaatttggatgccttttatttcttcttcttgtcgaattgcaatggctaacacttccagtactatgttgaacaggagtagtgagagggggcatccctgtcttgttcctgttcttaggggaaatggtgttagtttttgtccattgagtatgatgttggctgtgggcctgtcatatatggcttttattatgttgaggtatgatccttctactcccgccttactgagagtttttatcaaaaatgggtgttgaattttgtcaaatgctttttctgcatcaattgatatgaccatgtggtttttttctttcaatttgtttatgtgatgtatcacgtttattgatttgcggatattgtaccatccttgcatccctgggatcaatcctacttggtcatggtgtatgatctttctgatgtcctgctggatccgatttgctaagattttgttgaggattttggcatctatgttcatgagggatattggcctgtaattctctttcattgtgttgtctttacctggttttggtattagggtgatgctggcttcatagaatgagcttgtaagtgttccttcctcttgaatttttgtagtagtctgaggaggataggttttagttcttccttgaatgtttggtaaaactcccctgtgaagccgtctggtcctgggcttttgtttgatggaagctttttgatgactgcttcaatttcttccaaagttattggcctgttgagatttttagattcttcctgattgagttttggaatgttgtatttttctaggaatttgtccatttcctccatgttgtctagtttgttggagtagagctgtccatagtattttttaacaatcatttgtatttctgtggggtctgttgttatttcgcctctatcgtttctgcttttgtttatttgggtcctctctctttgctttttggtgagtctggctagagggttgtcaatcttgtttatcctttcagaaaaccagctctttgattcattgattttctgtattgtttttttgggctctaagtcatttatttctgctctaatctttattatctccttccttctgctcactctggtgttttcttgttgctctcttactatttctttgagttgtagagttagatgatttactaacattttttcttgtttttttgagataggcctgtagagctataaacttccctctcaggactgctttcattgtgtcccataggttttggattgttgtgttttcattgtcattattttccaggatgtttttaatttcttctttgatctcattggtaacccaatcaatatttaatagcatgctattcagcttccaggtgtttgagtattttgggttgtttttatttctaatatcatGCCATCgcggtctgcgaagacgctttttatgatttcaatctttttgaatttggggatactttgcttgtgacccaatatatggtctatttttttgGATATGTGTTATGAGTACTTGAGTTGAATGTATATTCCGTATCATTGGGGTggagtgttctgaagatgtctattaagtccatctgatctagtgagtcatttaggattgctgtatctttgctgattgtttgtctagaggacttatccagtgctgtcagtggtgtattaaagtgccacactatgattgtattgttgtcgatctctcctttgatatcttccaggagttttttttttatgaatttgggtgctcctgcttaggtgcatatatgtttaccagagttatatcttcttgttgtattgatccctttagtattatgaagtggtcttccttatctcttgtgatggccttcactttgaggtctattttgtccgatataagtattgctaccccagctttcttttcctttccatttgcctgaaagatatttttccatcctttcactttcagtctgtgtgagtcccttctaatgaggtgggtttcttgtagacagcagaatatgggtcatgttttttttttatccattcagccactcgatgtcttttggttggagcatttagtccatttacgtttaaagttattattgaaacgtatttgtttgtagccatttctttttttgtgtggctgttttctttctgagctttttatttttttaaaatatattttattgattttttacagagaggaagggagagagatagagggttagaaacatcaatgagagagaaacatcaatcagctgcctcgcgcacatcccccactggggaagtgcctgcaacccaggtacattcccctgaccggaatcgaacccgggacccttcagtccgcagggcgacgctctatctgctgagccaaactggctttggcgctttttatttcttatttttataccagtccctttagcattccttgcattgctggcttggtggtgataaactcccttagcctttttttgtctgtgaagcttcttatttccccttcaagtttgaatgatagccttgctggatagagtattcttggattcagtcctttgctttgcatcactttgtaaatttctgtccattcttttctggcctgatgtgtttctgttgagaaatcatttgacaatctaatgggagatcccttgtatgtaactttccgtctctctcttgcagcctgtaagattctctctttgtcctgagcaTTTGCcgtggtaattatgatgtgtcttggtgtgggtcttttcgggttcaccttgtttgggactctctgggcttgtgtgacttttttcttcccctcctcagggaagttttctgatattatttcttctaataggatttctaatccttgttcatctttctgttgttctggtacccctattattcgtatgttgtttcgtttcatgttgtcccaaagctcccttaggctctcctcctgtcttttaatctttttctccaattgcagtacagtttgggtgtgttttgcttccttgtcttctagttcactaattcggtcctccgcttctcctagtccactgttgatactttcaatggtgtttttcattgcagctatagcactcttcatttcttcttgggtcttacttaagttgttgattttttcatctgtttcttctagcttcttccacatgttattgattttttcatctgtttcttcttgcttcttgcagaggttgtcgattttttcctccatccggtttaggCACTCTAGGacacttattctgaattctttttctgtcatgttgcatgcctctgtattacttagctgcttttccggagagtcctccttctcattcctttgggggtttctttgtctacccatgtttgatctcactgacatatctagaagttgagtcgttcagtggttgctcccttggtggcagtgactccttggtctgtggttgctcttcgggcagttgcggtagcagctgctcctcagttggcagcagctcctctggtgggtgctcttcacggctgtggtggctcttctggctggtagggcgaggtttcacgtacagctgctgttcctcagcagagggtggggtgctCAGGTGGTTTCTGTTGCTTCGATCTGctacgttgatttaaaggcacaaaatacaacacaacaaggcaccatgtaccaggcactatacagaaatatattcacaatattaataaccccaaataaaggtgaccacccgaattaagagaattaggggataaggaagaaggaaaagaaaaagagaaaagagaaaaaagaaaagaaaagttgggaccaaaaaaaggagtgcaaaaagtgaattgggaaaaaggagggggggaaataaaagtgagaaaagaaaagaaaagaaaaaaaagcaaaaagagagaatgaagtgaaagaggggaagagactttttatatgaggaatatactcctatagaaccgccactaatcccaacaacttccagcaacagctccctggagatgaatgcaaactagaaacaaccaaaaatataacgatgaaaatagaatagagaacactaatcccaaaataaaaaaaagagaaaataaaatggcactttaaaaaatggtaaaatggtaacagtaataatactggtaaaaaataagaagatagtaattaaaagggtaaaatcaggtgatggaaaaagaagtaaaaaaattggtttcttagttaaaaggtgaaaaaagaaggaaaaaaaattgcagtagtgaaggtccttcggttcttctattcttcagtgtggctcgccttagacttgccaggtattcaggagagtgttgagttttcCTGCGATACagtgttcctctgtgttgtaaaccacagtccttattttaaagcaggctgtatttgtttcccagactgccttattttgtgtttagcaaagagtcagtttgtgggtcagcctctgggtggcagtgttctggggttggcctctgaggctatagggcctctctgtccagtggaagttcactgcccagagctggctgcataatagttagttaccggcgctgtgttgttgctgggataaaatccctctataggccagaccctgttaactgccagggactgatcaggttattttaatccttgatttcatttagggtggaatctgggtgtggctgtgctccttgcctggaggctggagggaggagtcTCACACTCctgagagaatggctgccccagtcctgggctcaggggtgtctcagcactcaattcaccacgacctctcccggccccacttttctccttagtctctccccagattccactcctccgcacactgtccctctcttcagcacaggtgagtgtctgtatccgagatgtcccatgaacaggattcagtgaaaacaaacacacaaacgccgtccgcagaaacggggaaggcttggtttctgtaagcttcttctcttactgggactgcatggcctggtcagctcttcaggctgtcccctttaggctcagtcctccgtgatcacagaacccagctctcaattcccccggcgCTGTCAGGAATCCCACGGTTCTCCtatcccccgtcaggggctgtgcctgtcccaaggggcgcagctgtctgccacgctgtctccctctgactctctgggatcagaggtctggcaaactttcctgcccaaatccctgtttcttttgtacctttccaggggagttatGCTCTTCCCGGCTaaaaactgtctcaccagctgagcaatttctccaattcggggtgggtgttattagtttcagctgctcactccatttgctccgggacacgacctgggatgcatctgcctatatcgccgccatcttccgtctcctaGAATCTACTCCTCCAAATTAAACTTACTTTTGATGACTTTAAGGCAAGGGGAATTTCATACAGCCTTCATCTCTCAATGTTCAGGAATTCCCAGACAAATTTGAGGCTGAGCACTTGGATAATACTTCTGCTCTTCCTTTTTGACTCTATGTACTTTCCAAATGGATCACAGTCACTCTCCTTGGCTCAGTGTGGCACCATCAAAAGACTTAAGAGTTCCTGGCTTCTCCCTGGGGAAGAAAGAAGACTGAAATATACTTTCAGGGAACGAGGCTGCCCAAGGGATTGATTCTGTTTTGCCTGAATCTAAGCACTAACAGGAAAAGATGTCAGCTTGGGAGCTGCCCAGAACAAAGGTGGCAATTTGGACTAGCCGCACACTTGCTAGCcaaagtccctccccccagctcagcatataatgagcagaaaaaaatcctcaactCCCAGCTTTTCCCTGAAGAGGGGAATGTGCCTGTATGCCCTATTTTCTAACTCaataatttggtcctctgcttctcctagtgtACTGTTgtaaccttccattgtgttttttattgtagctgtatcacttttgatttcctcttgattcttacataagttgattttctcatctagcTGGTTTAGGAACTATATgatccttactctgaattctttttttccgACCTATTgcttgcctctgtttcatttagttcctttcctgttaaggcctcttctttcctttgggggttgtttctttttcttcccatttttgctctcCCTTTCTGACCCTGGGCACACTGCTTGGGGTTTGGGAGGTTGAGTAACTCTCAGGGCAATGGTCCAGAAATCATTAGCCTATAAAGCTGGGCCTGCCTTGAATCTCACACCTATATTGTCTCTTCTGcattttattcccttttcccATGCATCTGGTACCTGGGTTGTCTGCTTCAGATGCTCAGGGTAGTGGGAGAGGGTGCACAGTTCCTCTGATGTGTGACTCCCTGTGAGTACCCAGAGCCCTCTGACATGCAAGTCACTGTGCAGCCCTGACACCCGTTGGCAGCGCACATGTGGCACAGTCCTGTGGCCCATGGCTAGGGACACTGGCTTGCTTGGGGTCACCTTGGCAATACTTTCCCATGGCCCAGAGTGAGGCATGTGCTGGTTTGCTTTAGGTAGCCCCTGCAAGACTCTCCCAGGGGCCAGGGGAAGCAGGTGCAtgttgctctgggtcacacagtccTGGCTTTCTTGTAGCCTGGTGTGAGACCTGTGCTGGGTTGCTCCATTTCACGCCTCCTTATCATGGGGCCTGGGCTGGTTTCCCTGTGTCACTCAGATCGCTCTCCCATGTTACCCGGAGTGAAGTGCACATTGGGTTGTTCCTGATGGCCCTGGCAGGACTATCTCGGGTTCTGGGGTGGAATGGGCATGGGTTGCTCTGGGTTGCACATTCAGAGCTCCCCTATGGTGTGTCCTGGGTTGCTCTGGGTTGCTTCGACAGCAAGTCctggtgctgggggtggagcGGGTGCAGGGTAGCTCTGGGTCAGCCTAGCAGCATGGTTCTTGGgtccagggtggtggtgaggaacaGGGTTCCTCCTGGATTGCTCTCACTGTGGGATTCTAGGATGCTGTGTCCCAGTGGCTGGAGAGGAGGCCTGGTTCAGGAGCCCACTCTTGTGGCCCTCACCCTGCAGACCACTGGGAGCCTACCAGGAGGTACTGCACCACTCACTGCCAGTGCACGTTGGTGGTTCCACGTGGTTTATGGCTGGCAAGCGGTGTTCTCTAGGCAAActctgcccttccttattgaaaactgtctcctcagctgtgtctagtttattaattcagggtggatgttctctgatttagttgcttttctggcctggccctaAGAGGAGGTGCACAACACTgctgcctatttggctgccattttctaTCCTCTAGTgctttattttagttgtaatttttatctgGTTGTAGGAGGCTGTAaatacaggcatttacctacactgctaTCTTGGTTATCCAcccaatgtaatttttaaagtggtATAAAGTTTGGCTACATAAACAAACCTTGAATAAGATTGTGAAATATTTACACCTGGTTGTTTTTTGGTGGTGGGGTTGAGAGATGATATACCGCATACTTATCAATGAGACTGAAAgcttttcccttaagatcagaaacTGAACAAGGATGACCATTCTCACAACTTCTGTTGAACAATATACTGGAGGTTCTAGCAAATACAAAAAGTTAAGACAATCtcaagagattaaaaaacaaacatttgacaaaattgaaGAACCCTTCATGATAAGAACACTCCACAAATTTGGAATATTAAAACCTTCCTCACTTGGTAgagtatgtatatttaaaaaaccatggCTAGCATTATACTAGTGGTCTTAAAGCCTGAAAGCtttccccctaagatcaggaacaagacaagcaTGCCTGCTCTTattacttctattcaacattttacAGAACTTCTCGTGAGggcaaggaagagaaataaaagaaacccagAATGCCAAGGATGAAATCAAACTATCCCTACTTTCAGATGATACAGTCTTGAATACAGAAGTTTCTAAGGAATCCTCTAAAAAACTATAGGGACTATTAAATCAGTTCAGTTTAGCAAGGCTTCAGAATTaaagatcaacatacaaaaataattatctttctaTAAGCTAAAAGTAACccaaaaatgaaatcagaaaaataatttccatttacaacagcataaaaaaaagaatgatatccttaaaagaaattaacaaaagagCCCAGTCAGTtcggctcagtaaatagagcatccaCCAGGCAGACTGatgtgtcccaggttcaatgattctggtcaagggctcatacctcagttgcaggatcaattcccgcccctggttggggcactggtgggaggcaaccaattaatgtgtctttctcacatcgatgtttctctctctgtctgtctctccctctcccttccactgtctgaaaaaaataatcagtggaaagGTATTCTcgagtgagtattaacaacaaaaccaacaaaaGATGTGTGAAACTTATACACTAAATACTTCATAGTGTTTtataacatattaaataaaaataaatagagcaaTATCCTCTGCTCATGTACAGGCTGACTTAATATTGTTGGGGTActactccccaaattgatctgcAGCTTCCACAATATTTatcaaagggagagagagaatggatttCTTACTTCATGTCTCAGTTAAAACTGCTTGAAAAAGGAATGCCTTGTATACTATGGACatgtattaatttaataaaaatataaacttaaaggaAGATTTAAACATGATAAATAATGAGGTTAATTATAAGCATATATCAAATTTTGAACCACAGAATTTTTACCtcttgaaatctttcctgcaatAGCATTTAACTGTTTAGTAATAAGACTTATTTCATCACTCTATGTGGGAACTACTCATGCTCTTTGGCTCtaaactttaatttttgaaaatgtttttctttgtcattgCATTTATGGAACCAGTTGCATATCCCAATCAGGtcatattgaaaataaagatCAACTACTACATTCATTATTCTTTTGTCTGTGTTTTACCAAATATATTTGTACTGGCTGTCTAAAAGATTCATATACAAATCATATAGCTAAGTAgtaacttaaagaaaaatattgtgaactttaaaaattacacaacccaaaatcatttcaaaattgtcaaatacaaagaagaaaaataaggagaaaaaacagTCATATTCAATAATATAACCCTCAAGTagcttttcttgatttttcagtgtctaattttccatatttatttatctagaaaaatggaaaacatattcACAAATCTTCATGACGTTTGTATAAGATGTAAacaatttggaaaacagaaaggaaatctgTCCAATATGTAAATtgtagttttataatttatttccccAGTAATAATGGGTGTTTTATACTGAATGCTCCACTAATGTTATGTTTAATATCTTAAATGGTGGTGATTATGTTGTAAATTAAGATTACTGCAATAAAACTGCATAATGAGTAAATGTTCTCACTGCAGCActttacagatttttttctatCTAATGTAGCTCATCTTTAtggatatttgtattttattttttaaaacaaaaaatgttggaTTACTCTAATTGGttataatttgtttctttcatttactgGATTAGATACATCTCTCACATATTTTTCCTAAGTCCTTAGCACATACATAAAAACTTGTCATCAACTAGACCACAAAGAAGGCTTAAATCTTAATTAGAAGAAACTCTACCCATCACATTTTTTGAACAGGGAAAGAATCAAACTCAAACTTAAAGACccaagcttttatttaaaaaaaaaaaatggaaaacggCACTCCTGCGCTTTTGGCTTCAAAGACAGGAAGTCAGGAAGCAATAGCAGTTGGAACTCCCCTGACACAAGAATGGGGCTCTACGCAAGCCTACTGTGACGTCGTGGAAGCTCCTGGAGAAAAACAGCCACAGCTTTCTAAGTCACACTAAGGGGCGCTGTGTGGGAACCTCTGGGGCAGTGGTACACTGGTTCACTGGAAGATCTTATAGCCATGAGCAGTAAGGAATATTTCAAGGGTGGCCGCTCTGGCCACTGGGTCCGGGGATGCCCCAGAGGGGAACAAGCTCCAGGGAGAAGAGCTAGTGGCCGTGGCAGAGGTTGTCAGTACAGTTCTGCCACCCTATCTGACATCTGTTACCGCTGCGGTGAATCTGGTCATCACGCTAAGAACTGTGACCTTCACGAGGACATCTGCTACAACTGTGGGAGAAGTGGCCACATCGCCAAAGACTGTGTCGAGCCGACGCGTTCAAGAGAGCAGGGCTGTTGCACTTGTGGCAAAGCAGGTCATCTGGCTCGTGATTGTGACCGTCAGGAAGAGCAGAAGTGCTACTCGTGTGGTGAATATGGTCACATTCAGAAAGACTGCGCCCAAATCAAGTGCTACCGGTGTGGCAAGAACGGCCATATGGTCATCAACTGTCCCAAGACAATGAAGATCAAGTGCTATCGTTGTGGAAAGTCTGGGCATATAGCCCGGGATTGCCCCACTGAAGATACAGCTTAAATTTTTCCTTTGTGgcccccccctcctttttgctGATTGATAATTGTAGTATTTTCTCTGAAACCTCTTCATTGACCAACGATTGATAAATGAAGACTACTCCTAGGCCAGTTAACTTTAATCACCATCTTTAAAGGAGGAAAAGGTTTGTGGAAGTCTTATAATTAATGTTTCTGCACCACTAGTGAATGCGCTTATTGGACAGTAATTCTGAGGCTAAGGCAATTTCTAGGTTcttttgatgtatttttatttaagctttaattaagacctactgtgtgccagctacTATTGCAGGAATTTGGGATACATCAGTACATAAATCAGACCAAGTTTGAGGACACGGACCTAGAATCTATGAAGTAAAATATGTAGTGTCTCAGATGAAGATAAATTGCTACAGAGAAAAAGAACACCAGGTAAAAGGATAGAAATTATGTGTGTTGGCGGGGGGGCCACACGTGATTCTATTTTAGATGAAAAGGCaccctgaggaagtgacatttcctCAGAGATTCATTGCATAAATAAAGCTGATTCTCGAAATGACTGTGATCTTGACAAAGTAACTCTAATTTATTATGTATTGATTGCTTTTAATTATCTGACTTCATTACCTTTTAAGTAACATTAAAAGAACTTTATCTGATCTTCCCTAGTTTAATGAAACCAGCAACATATGTATAATGTGTTTAAAGAGCTTATAGGGAAAGAGAGCAAtgagaaaaaaaccaacaaaataaaaaaaacctaagCAGCAAATTGTGGACATAAATATATTGATGGCAAAATTTGGATttctatactttaaaaatctaagaccataaaaattaagattgaACATAGATTGGGCCTTcagtaatttccaaaatacacatattcatagatacaatattgtatttatatttagGAGTTTCTGGAAAATGTGTTTTCACAGATATGAAAAAGTTCAGTTTCATAGgctgaaatctatttttaaaaatagtatctgaaaaacaactgaatttctaaaaaatatgaaAGGCACTTTTAAACTGTAAATAAAACCTGGAATAGGGGGAGGATACTATTGTGCCATGGCCCGCCCCGTTCCTCCACCGCAGCATCCACTGCCGCTCCCGCCGcctattgtagtttatttctaatattatgccattgtgatctgagaagatgcttgaaatgatttcagtcttcttgaatttcaaGAGGGTTTGCCCGTGTTCCAATATGtggtatatttttgaaaatgtcccatgtgcacttgagacgaatgtatattctgtggcctTGGGGTGAAAAGTTCTCAAGATGTTGattaagttcatctgatctagtgaatcatttaggattgctgtgttttgggggttttttgctgattttttgtctagaagatttattcagtgatgtcaatTAGGTATTAAATtttcctactatgattgtattactgtCGATCGCTCCCTTGAtattttctggaagttttttttttttttttgtatgtatttgggtgcttctcaattggatgcatatatgcttaccagagttatttcctcTTGTTATATCAACCCTtttggtattatgaagtggccttccttatctcttgttatggccttcactttgaggtttattttgtcaggtataagtGTTCGTACCCCAgcttttctttaatttccatttgcctgaaagatatttttccatcccttcattttcagtctgtgtgagtcctttgttatGCAGTGGGTcccttgtagacagcatatatatgggtcatttttcttattcatttagccaatttatgtcttttgattggagcgtttagtccatttacatttaagtttgttattgataggtacttgtttgtagtcatttctgctctttatgtctgtgttccttcttccctttttatttcttctttttacaacagtcccgttagcatttcttgcattgctgccttggtggtaataaactcccttagaccttttttgtctctgaagctcttgatttccctttcaattttgaatgacagcctggctggacagagtattctt
The sequence above is a segment of the Myotis daubentonii chromosome X, mMyoDau2.1, whole genome shotgun sequence genome. Coding sequences within it:
- the LOC132224212 gene encoding CCHC-type zinc finger nucleic acid binding protein-like; this encodes MSSKEYFKGGRSGHWVRGCPRGEQAPGRRASGRGRGCQYSSATLSDICYRCGESGHHAKNCDLHEDICYNCGRSGHIAKDCVEPTRSREQGCCTCGKAGHLARDCDRQEEQKCYSCGEYGHIQKDCAQIKCYRCGKNGHMVINCPKTMKIKCYRCGKSGHIARDCPTEDTA